Proteins found in one Triticum urartu cultivar G1812 chromosome 4, Tu2.1, whole genome shotgun sequence genomic segment:
- the LOC125553568 gene encoding uncharacterized protein LOC125553568, whose protein sequence is MSRWNQNVGCRRGTAACLVDAAPTCFVCMQMHQQRHITCVCLVPLVSSWLRKGSWILLPLPRYTYTDARPHAHAVAVTISIATPPPRMTAEEEARLMARVMEDSMRTDDERQWEGLEEMTALSAAGDVAILELEMVPKEEVREEPSVAAFHPGLVGQGWSWSCTAEQMAAAAVGGVNWCPTSPQL, encoded by the coding sequence ATGAGTCGGTGGAACCAAAACGTTGGTTGCCGGAGAGGCACCGCTGCGTGCCTTGTCGACGCAGCACCAACATGCTTTGTGTGCATGCAGATGCACCAGCAGCGGCACATCACATGCGTGTGCCTCGTGCCTCTTGTTTCTTCTTGGTTGAGAAAAGGCAGTTGGATTCTCCTCCCACTCCCACGCTATACATACACGGATGCGCGGCCTCACGCCCACGCCGTCGCCGTTACCATCTCCATCGCCACCCCACCTCCTCGCATGACAGCGGAGGAGGAGGCCCGTCTCATGGCGCGTGTCATGGAGGACTCAATGCGCACGGACGACGAGCGCCAATGGGAGGGCCTCGAGGAGATGACTGCCCTCTCCGCGGCCGGCGACGTCGCCATTCTCGAGCTGGAGATGGTGCCGAAGGAGGAGGTGAGGGAGGAGCCGTCGGTGGCTGCCTTCCACCCGGGCCTGGTGGGCCAGGGGTGGAGCTGGTCATGCACGGCGGAGCAGATGGCGGCGGCCGCCGTGGGGGGCGTTAACTGGTGCCCCACGTCGCCGCAGTTGTAA